In Dermacentor silvarum isolate Dsil-2018 chromosome 2, BIME_Dsil_1.4, whole genome shotgun sequence, the following proteins share a genomic window:
- the LOC125942948 gene encoding uncharacterized protein LOC125942948, producing the protein MDFRFSQLPDLSVDQLFFVYYALDNCEAADRVYQEHRGHWLPAHYRVNVPLRNVVEFAELFKCPPDSDMVRVSFVPRCTVVAVDRWDHSRPDSSF; encoded by the coding sequence ATGGACTTCCGGTTCTCCCAGCTTCCTGACCTCAGCGTCGACCAGCTGTTCTTCGTATACTACGCCCTGGACAACTGCGAGGCGGCGGACAGGGTGTACCAGGAGCACCGCGGTCACTGGCTGCCGGCGCACTACCGGGTCAACGTGCCACTGCGCAACGTCGTCGAGTTCGCGGAGCTCTTCAAGTGTCCGCCCGACTCGGACATGGTGCGCGTCAGTTTCGTGCCTCGTTGTACCGTCGTGGCCGTCGACCGATGGGACCATAGTCGACCCGACAGTTCTTTTTGA